From the Brassica napus cultivar Da-Ae chromosome A8, Da-Ae, whole genome shotgun sequence genome, one window contains:
- the LOC106425885 gene encoding bidirectional sugar transporter SWEET1, with amino-acid sequence MNIAHTIFGVFGNATALFLFLAPSITFKRIIKNKSTEQFSGIPYPMTLLNCLLSAWYGLPFVSKDNTLVSTINGTGAAIETIYVLIFLFYAPRKEKAKIFAIFAAVLAVFATVALVSLFALHGNGRKLFCGIAATVFSIIMYASPLSIMRLVVKTKSVEYMPFFLSLFVFLCGTSWFIYGLIGRDPFVAIPNGFGCALGTVQLILYFIYCGNKGEKSTDDAEKDEKKTVEMKDEEKKKQNVVNGKKQEQQV; translated from the exons GAAACGCAACTGCTCTGTTTCTCTTCTTGGCTCCTTC GATAACATTCAAGAGAATCATCAAGAACAAATCTACTGAACAGTTCTCTGGCATCCCTTACCCTATGACTCTCCTCAACTGTCTCCTCTCCGCCTG GTACGGACTACCCTTTGTGTCAAAAGACAACACGCTCGTGAGCACAATCAACGGAACAGGAGCAGCGATAGAAACCATCTACGTCCTGATCTTCCTTTTCTACGCACCGAGGAAAGAGAAAGCTAAGATCTTTGCTATCTTCGCCGCCGTCTTGGCCGTGTTCGCAACGGTggctctagtctctctctttgCCCTCCATGGTAACGGTAGAAAACTCTTCTGTGGTATCGCAGCCACCGTTTTCTCCATCATCATGTACGCTTCTCCACTCTCTATCATG AGGTTGGTGGTAAAGACGAAGAGTGTAGAGTACATGCCATTCTTTTTGTCTCTCTTTGTGTTCCTCTGTGGTACTTCTTGGTTCATCTATGGTCTCATCGGTCGTGACCCTTTTGTTGCA ATCCCAAATGGGTTTGGATGTGCTTTGGGGACAGTGCAGTTGATTCTCTACTTCATCTACTGTGGAAACAAAGGCGAGAAATCAACAGATGATGCTGAGAAGGATGAGAAGAAGACGGTGGAGATGAAagatgaggagaagaagaaacaaaatgtgGTTAATGGAAAGAAGCAAGAGCAGCAAGTTTAA